In Deltaproteobacteria bacterium, a single window of DNA contains:
- a CDS encoding DUF2791 family P-loop domain-containing protein, which translates to MSGRTEQLALGETPNVAARIQGLAEPNTLLISAATQRLVGSQFECQPFGAHLVKGIETPIAVYYVQGERQYAVPSIGHTTPLVGREQEVGLLRERWEQVKEGRGQVVLLTGEPGIGKSRLTQTLTAHVEAEGSLALAAQCSPYHQNSAFSPLIDTMQRALLFTREDTTDIRIEKLERTLALYDMQETLPLFAALLSLPRPDTAPLLNLTPQKQKERTIAAMVQWWLTQAERQATVSVWEDLHWADPSTLEFLTLLLEQVPTSRLLVLLTARPEFISPWPPRSHFVTLTLNRLGRRQTEAMIAEVMKTTPLPLEITQQILAKTDGVPLFVEELTKSVIESVGAIHESPLQLAIPATLQDSLMARLDRLNAAKEIAQLGATLGREFSYELMQAISPLTDDALQQGLRQLVEAELVYQRGMPPQAQYTFKHALIQDTAYQSLLKSRRQQLHQQIAHVLEERFPETKEAQPELLAHHYTEANLIEQAIPYWQQAGQSAVQRSANQEAISHFTKGLEALKRLPDTPERAQQELMLQIALSPPIMALKGWAAPELDRLNTRAQELCQQIGEVPQLFPVWWNFSSFSLARADYKGAFSLVERCLRFAQNTDDSALLLESHWLLGHLLSFRGDFVLARNHFEKSISLYNPQQHSSHASLYGQDPGTVALVRLGHALWYLGYPDQALKRNQEGFSLSQESAHSFTRSIALGSMTWLYQIRREEKLAQEWADATIAFCVEQELPFLLAGATIWRGSAFAEQGQVEEGIAQINQGIEAYHTAGVRWGRSHYLALLAEAYGKGKQFEKGITALAGGLAMAEETGERWYEAELYRLKGELTLQQERQQATATDAQSLMPDAHGEAEACFLKAIDIARKQQAKSLELRAAMSLARLWQQQGKHHEAHGMLSEIYNWFTEGFDTKDLQEAKALLEELSD; encoded by the coding sequence ATGAGTGGCCGCACGGAACAGCTCGCGCTGGGCGAGACCCCCAATGTAGCAGCGCGTATCCAAGGACTGGCGGAACCCAACACCCTGCTCATCAGCGCTGCCACCCAACGCCTCGTCGGCAGCCAGTTCGAGTGTCAGCCCTTTGGCGCGCATCTGGTCAAAGGCATTGAGACCCCCATCGCCGTCTACTACGTGCAGGGGGAGCGGCAGTACGCTGTGCCAAGCATAGGACACACCACACCGTTGGTAGGACGCGAGCAGGAGGTGGGCTTGCTTCGTGAGCGCTGGGAGCAGGTCAAAGAAGGACGCGGCCAAGTGGTCCTGCTCACGGGCGAACCGGGTATTGGCAAATCCCGCCTCACGCAAACCCTCACCGCACACGTAGAAGCTGAAGGCTCGTTGGCATTAGCAGCCCAGTGTTCGCCCTATCACCAGAACAGCGCCTTCTCTCCCCTTATCGACACGATGCAGCGAGCGTTGTTGTTTACCCGCGAGGATACGACAGACATCAGGATAGAAAAGCTCGAACGGACGCTAGCGCTGTACGACATGCAGGAGACGTTACCGCTGTTTGCGGCGCTGCTGTCATTGCCACGGCCAGACACCGCTCCACTATTGAACCTGACACCGCAGAAGCAGAAGGAGCGGACGATTGCGGCGATGGTGCAGTGGTGGCTGACGCAGGCCGAGCGGCAAGCCACGGTCTCGGTCTGGGAAGATTTGCACTGGGCCGACCCCTCCACACTAGAATTTCTAACCCTGCTGCTGGAACAAGTCCCTACTAGTCGGTTGCTGGTCCTCTTGACTGCCCGACCAGAGTTTATCTCGCCTTGGCCGCCGCGTTCGCATTTTGTCACGTTGACGTTGAATCGCTTAGGTCGTCGTCAGACTGAGGCCATGATTGCCGAAGTGATGAAGACTACGCCATTACCTCTGGAAATCACCCAACAGATTTTAGCCAAGACCGATGGGGTGCCGTTGTTCGTGGAAGAGTTGACCAAGAGCGTTATTGAATCCGTAGGGGCGATTCATGAATCGCCCCTACAATTGGCGATTCCCGCAACGTTACAAGATTCATTGATGGCGCGGCTCGACCGCTTGAACGCGGCCAAAGAGATTGCTCAGCTCGGAGCCACGTTAGGGCGCGAGTTCTCCTATGAGCTGATGCAGGCGATCTCCCCACTGACGGACGACGCCTTACAGCAAGGCTTACGGCAACTCGTCGAGGCCGAGTTGGTCTATCAGCGTGGGATGCCGCCCCAGGCCCAATACACGTTCAAGCATGCGCTGATCCAAGACACGGCGTATCAATCTCTGCTCAAGAGCCGCCGCCAACAACTGCACCAGCAGATTGCTCACGTCCTGGAAGAGCGCTTCCCTGAGACCAAAGAAGCCCAACCAGAACTCCTCGCGCATCACTACACCGAAGCCAATCTCATCGAACAGGCCATTCCCTATTGGCAGCAGGCCGGACAGAGCGCTGTTCAACGGTCAGCTAATCAAGAGGCTATTAGCCACTTCACCAAGGGTCTAGAGGCGCTCAAGCGTTTGCCTGATACCCCCGAACGCGCCCAGCAGGAACTGATGTTACAAATCGCCCTTAGCCCGCCGATCATGGCATTGAAAGGTTGGGCCGCCCCAGAGTTGGACCGACTGAATACCCGTGCTCAGGAGCTTTGTCAGCAGATAGGCGAAGTCCCTCAGCTCTTTCCTGTCTGGTGGAATTTTTCGTCTTTTTCTCTAGCACGCGCAGACTACAAAGGAGCGTTCTCGCTCGTAGAGAGGTGTTTGCGTTTTGCGCAGAACACCGATGACTCTGCTCTCCTGCTCGAATCTCACTGGCTCCTGGGACACCTCTTATCTTTTCGTGGTGATTTTGTCCTTGCGCGCAATCACTTTGAAAAGAGTATCTCTCTCTACAACCCCCAACAGCACAGCTCTCACGCTTCTCTTTATGGGCAGGACCCCGGTACGGTTGCCCTTGTCCGCCTGGGTCACGCCTTATGGTATTTAGGCTATCCAGACCAAGCTCTGAAAAGAAACCAAGAGGGATTTTCCTTGTCGCAAGAGTCGGCCCATTCTTTTACCCGGTCTATTGCTCTTGGGAGCATGACTTGGCTCTATCAGATCCGCCGTGAGGAAAAGCTAGCACAAGAATGGGCCGATGCGACCATTGCATTTTGTGTCGAGCAGGAACTGCCCTTCCTTTTGGCTGGAGCTACTATTTGGCGAGGATCGGCATTCGCAGAGCAAGGGCAAGTCGAGGAGGGGATCGCACAGATAAACCAAGGAATAGAGGCCTACCATACCGCAGGAGTAAGGTGGGGGAGATCACATTATCTTGCTTTGCTAGCTGAAGCTTATGGAAAAGGGAAGCAGTTTGAAAAGGGGATTACCGCTCTAGCTGGAGGACTAGCAATGGCGGAAGAGACTGGGGAGCGGTGGTATGAGGCGGAGCTGTATCGCCTCAAAGGCGAGCTGACGCTGCAACAGGAAAGGCAACAGGCAACGGCTACCGATGCCCAATCCCTAATGCCCGACGCCCATGGCGAAGCCGAAGCGTGTTTCCTCAAAGCCATCGACATTGCTCGAAAGCAACAAGCGAAGTCCCTGGAGCTGCGCGCGGCGATGAGCCTGGCCCGGCTCTGGCAACAGCAGGGTAAGCATCACGAAGCTCACGGCATGTTGTCCGAGATCTACAATTGGTTCACCGAAGGGTTTGATACAAAAGACCTGCAAGAGGCGAAGGCGCTGCTCGAAGAATTGAGCGATTGA
- a CDS encoding cobalamin-independent methionine synthase II family protein translates to MQRNTNRILTTHCGSLARPADLLDLMKAKLSGAPYDHAAYDNRVRNAVAETVRKQVEAGVDIVTDGEQSKPGFFTYVNERLTGFTPKPGARFTMFADEVAAFPEYYEQYFKQAMLGGSVAPIVPLVCTGPITYQGQDALGRDIENLKAALAGVQPEAVFMPAVAPSGVGANEYYRTEEDYLRAVAEALRTEYQAIIDAGFLVQIDDPFLTDVYSDSSLSDAQKHTRAEMFVEALNDALRGIPVEKVRFHTCYGINEGPRVHDAQLKDVLGVMLKVQAGAYSFEAANARHEHEYHLWETIKLPEGKVLIPGVITHASNIVEHPEFIAERIVRYAKLVGRENVIAGADCGFSSQATYNPEVHPTVVWAKFQAMAEGARLATQQLWR, encoded by the coding sequence ATGCAGCGCAATACAAATCGCATTCTCACCACTCACTGCGGCAGCTTGGCGCGCCCCGCGGACTTGCTCGACCTGATGAAGGCAAAACTCAGCGGCGCACCATACGATCATGCCGCCTATGACAATCGCGTGCGGAACGCCGTCGCTGAGACGGTGCGTAAGCAGGTCGAGGCCGGCGTTGACATTGTCACTGATGGCGAGCAAAGCAAGCCGGGGTTCTTTACCTATGTAAATGAACGGCTGACCGGGTTCACGCCCAAACCTGGCGCGCGCTTTACCATGTTTGCCGACGAGGTGGCGGCCTTTCCCGAGTACTACGAGCAGTATTTCAAGCAGGCCATGCTCGGGGGGTCGGTCGCCCCGATAGTCCCGCTGGTGTGTACCGGACCTATTACGTATCAGGGACAAGACGCGCTCGGTCGCGACATCGAGAATCTGAAAGCCGCGCTGGCGGGAGTGCAGCCTGAAGCGGTGTTCATGCCGGCCGTGGCGCCAAGCGGTGTCGGCGCGAACGAATACTACCGCACGGAAGAAGACTACTTGCGCGCGGTCGCAGAAGCCTTGCGCACGGAGTATCAGGCGATCATTGACGCCGGTTTCCTCGTGCAGATTGATGATCCGTTCCTGACGGATGTCTATAGCGATTCATCGTTGAGCGACGCGCAAAAACACACGAGAGCCGAGATGTTTGTCGAGGCGCTCAACGATGCGCTGCGGGGAATCCCAGTGGAGAAGGTACGCTTTCACACCTGCTACGGCATCAACGAAGGACCGCGAGTGCACGACGCACAATTGAAGGATGTGCTAGGCGTCATGTTGAAAGTGCAGGCCGGAGCCTATTCCTTCGAGGCGGCCAATGCGCGACACGAGCATGAATACCATCTCTGGGAAACCATAAAGCTGCCCGAGGGAAAAGTACTCATTCCTGGGGTGATTACCCACGCGAGCAACATCGTTGAGCACCCCGAATTCATCGCCGAGCGTATTGTTCGCTATGCCAAGCTCGTGGGGCGAGAGAACGTGATCGCCGGAGCTGACTGCGGCTTTTCCTCGCAGGCCACGTACAATCCAGAGGTCCATCCCACCGTCGTGTGGGCGAAATTCCAAGCCATGGCGGAAGGCGCACGTCTAGCCACGCAACAGCTCTGGCGCTAA
- a CDS encoding Rieske 2Fe-2S domain-containing protein, translating into MKPQHDIDYEALVKEDRIHISLYTDPAVFSDEMDKIFHRGWVYVGHEGEVPHPGDFRLKRIGRQPVIMVRDQDGTVQLLLNRCRHRGATVCQEKQGNTRSFRCMYHGWTYQLSGELSGVPSADAYGDDFKREELGLVKVPRVAAYRGFIFGSLSPAGITLEEHLGRAAAELDLFVGLSEADAVEVVSGTHQYSYRGNWKLAAENSMDGYHPMITHASFGQALMDKIQNSPSPEQQRADRDFSSFRGATIDLGNGHVMLDYKMRIYDSLNGDPTPAVRAITPEGQAHFEELTRRFGHHRAANMLREGGTHTFIFPNLILIGIQMRVLQPLRADYTEVCLYPTLLKWLAPEVNTIRLRSHEAFFGSASFGGPDDSEIFERIQDGCAVQLEPWQLLARGLHRERHEDGMIVGDMADEVTQRGIWRQWKKVMTQGTGAGRTTRQRTGNGLARKRG; encoded by the coding sequence ATGAAGCCACAGCACGACATCGACTACGAGGCGCTGGTGAAGGAAGATCGGATCCACATCAGCCTCTATACTGACCCCGCAGTGTTCAGCGATGAGATGGACAAGATCTTTCATCGCGGTTGGGTCTACGTCGGCCACGAAGGCGAGGTGCCGCATCCAGGCGATTTCCGCCTCAAACGTATCGGCCGGCAACCCGTCATCATGGTGCGGGATCAGGATGGCACCGTACAGTTGCTCCTCAACCGCTGTCGTCATCGTGGGGCGACCGTCTGCCAAGAAAAGCAGGGCAACACGCGATCTTTTCGCTGCATGTACCATGGGTGGACGTATCAGCTCAGTGGCGAGCTGAGTGGCGTCCCCAGCGCTGATGCCTATGGAGACGACTTCAAACGCGAGGAGCTAGGTCTGGTCAAGGTGCCGCGCGTGGCGGCGTATCGCGGCTTCATCTTCGGAAGCTTGAGTCCAGCCGGCATCACCCTCGAAGAACATCTCGGCAGAGCAGCCGCCGAACTGGATCTCTTCGTGGGGCTCTCCGAGGCGGACGCTGTCGAAGTCGTGTCGGGGACCCATCAATACAGCTATCGGGGCAATTGGAAGCTGGCGGCGGAAAATTCCATGGACGGCTACCATCCCATGATTACCCACGCTTCCTTTGGCCAAGCCCTGATGGACAAAATTCAGAACAGCCCGAGCCCGGAACAGCAGCGCGCAGACCGCGATTTTTCCTCCTTCCGCGGGGCCACGATCGATCTAGGCAATGGCCATGTCATGCTGGACTATAAGATGCGCATCTACGATTCCCTCAATGGGGACCCTACGCCGGCGGTGCGCGCCATCACGCCGGAAGGACAAGCGCACTTCGAAGAACTCACGCGCCGGTTTGGCCACCACCGCGCCGCGAACATGCTGCGGGAAGGCGGCACGCATACGTTTATCTTTCCCAATCTGATCCTGATCGGCATCCAAATGCGCGTGTTGCAGCCGCTCAGAGCCGATTACACGGAAGTCTGTCTCTACCCTACCCTCCTCAAATGGCTTGCGCCCGAGGTGAATACCATCCGGCTGCGTTCGCACGAAGCCTTCTTTGGCTCGGCCAGTTTTGGCGGTCCGGACGATTCTGAGATTTTCGAGCGGATTCAGGACGGATGTGCGGTCCAACTGGAGCCGTGGCAGCTCTTAGCGCGCGGGCTGCATCGCGAGCGTCATGAAGATGGCATGATCGTCGGCGATATGGCCGACGAAGTCACGCAGCGGGGCATCTGGCGGCAGTGGAAAAAGGTCATGACGCAGGGGACAGGAGCAGGAAGGACGACACGCCAGCGCACAGGCAATGGGTTAGCGAGAAAAAGGGGGTAG
- a CDS encoding aromatic-ring-hydroxylating dioxygenase subunit beta, which yields MAFNRHQVEQFLYHEADLMDEHRYDEWLALWTDDALYWVPTGRDDIDPAREISLIYDDRVRLQVRIARLKSGFAHAQEPKSRMRRLVSNLVLAEEANGEILASSNFLLAELRRGKQDVFAGRTLHRLRPHDGSFKLVSKKVLLVNNDEPIDNLTFLI from the coding sequence ATGGCGTTCAACCGACACCAGGTGGAGCAGTTTCTTTACCATGAAGCGGATCTCATGGATGAGCACCGCTACGACGAGTGGCTAGCGCTGTGGACGGATGACGCCCTCTATTGGGTACCCACCGGTCGGGACGACATCGATCCCGCCCGCGAGATCTCGCTGATCTATGACGACCGCGTACGGCTTCAGGTACGTATCGCCCGCCTAAAAAGCGGCTTTGCCCATGCGCAGGAGCCCAAATCACGCATGCGGCGTCTCGTCTCGAACCTCGTCCTCGCGGAGGAAGCGAATGGCGAGATCCTCGCTTCGTCGAACTTTCTGCTGGCCGAGCTGCGACGCGGCAAACAGGATGTCTTCGCCGGGCGGACGCTCCACCGGCTGCGCCCACACGATGGCAGCTTCAAGCTCGTCTCCAAGAAGGTGTTGCTCGTGAACAACGACGAGCCGATCGACAACTTGACCTTTCTCATCTAA
- a CDS encoding type II toxin-antitoxin system VapC family toxin: MGTMRCLLDTHALLWWFFDDPKLSPRARETIAKPENEILVSAASAWEISTKHRIGKLPEAGDIVSQFPAYLRKARFTAPNVSVDHALLAGSLPGPHRDP, from the coding sequence GTGGGAACAATGAGGTGCCTGCTCGATACCCATGCCCTCCTCTGGTGGTTCTTTGACGATCCGAAACTCTCACCACGCGCACGCGAAACCATTGCGAAGCCGGAGAACGAGATCCTCGTGAGCGCCGCTTCGGCTTGGGAAATCTCGACCAAACATCGGATTGGCAAATTACCAGAAGCAGGTGACATCGTCAGTCAATTCCCAGCGTATCTACGAAAGGCGCGCTTTACCGCTCCCAATGTCTCCGTCGATCACGCCCTCTTAGCGGGCAGCTTGCCTGGACCGCATCGCGATCCTTAA
- a CDS encoding type II toxin-antitoxin system prevent-host-death family antitoxin, giving the protein MSMVTIEEAQATLLDLIHTLQPNEEVVITENSQPVARLTPIAEGAPRVPGIAQGKVTDAFFESLPEEELKAWEQ; this is encoded by the coding sequence ATGTCAATGGTGACGATTGAAGAAGCGCAGGCCACGCTTTTAGACTTGATCCACACACTCCAACCTAATGAGGAGGTGGTGATCACCGAGAATAGTCAGCCGGTCGCACGCTTGACGCCAATCGCAGAGGGCGCACCGCGAGTTCCCGGCATTGCGCAAGGGAAAGTCACGGATGCGTTTTTTGAGTCGCTCCCTGAGGAGGAGTTAAAGGCGTGGGAACAATGA
- a CDS encoding DUF1329 domain-containing protein encodes MSFSKRRVGAVFCLVFCTLGRCAYADADATVLRQVFHPYADGKPSAEGLAAGTRISQESWQAAQEYLPPEILERVKAGEFSFIVQETTDLPVSDAYIEATKQFASQVRIGADGELEGYVAGLPFPELNPSDPQAGVKAAWNLRHRDFGDIVQVWNTFRVVPESGSADREIENYYVVAYGLHRPRTNGADPNMWAGDGVLYKEFFHIQAPFDLKNSMGLKLRYAQDRYNDDNWSYSPASRKIRKIILKQDEASYDSGFLNEDFFGYWGYVRACQWQLLGTSRLLAPIGAKVATTTFGGRGNWYPVDPWELREMVMLQCTPTASRHLYSKRVLFIDQQTFTPVYIVFYDQAGKHWKTLFELYGNPQHNPGNEHVRSPLWIGESMIDYQEQLGSMTIISKTLYNVPLPSEFFNPDRIMARGQ; translated from the coding sequence ATGAGTTTTAGTAAGAGAAGAGTCGGGGCAGTGTTCTGTCTTGTGTTCTGCACGCTCGGGCGCTGCGCGTATGCCGATGCCGACGCGACCGTCCTGCGACAGGTATTTCATCCCTATGCCGATGGGAAGCCGTCGGCGGAAGGGCTCGCAGCAGGGACGCGGATCTCTCAGGAGTCTTGGCAAGCGGCGCAAGAATATCTGCCACCGGAAATCCTCGAACGCGTGAAAGCCGGGGAATTCTCCTTTATCGTGCAAGAGACGACGGATCTGCCGGTGAGCGACGCCTATATCGAGGCGACGAAGCAGTTCGCCAGCCAGGTGCGGATCGGTGCTGACGGAGAATTGGAAGGGTACGTGGCTGGACTGCCCTTTCCCGAGCTCAACCCATCCGATCCACAGGCCGGGGTGAAGGCAGCGTGGAACCTGCGTCATCGCGATTTCGGCGATATAGTGCAGGTATGGAACACCTTTCGTGTGGTCCCCGAATCCGGCTCGGCTGACCGTGAGATCGAGAACTACTATGTGGTGGCCTACGGCCTGCACCGTCCACGGACTAACGGAGCCGATCCCAATATGTGGGCGGGCGACGGCGTGCTGTACAAAGAGTTCTTTCATATCCAAGCCCCATTCGATCTGAAGAACTCCATGGGCCTGAAACTGCGCTACGCACAGGACCGTTACAACGATGACAATTGGTCGTACAGCCCGGCCAGTCGCAAGATTCGCAAAATTATCCTCAAGCAGGATGAAGCGTCGTACGACTCGGGGTTCCTCAACGAAGATTTTTTTGGCTATTGGGGGTACGTCCGCGCATGCCAGTGGCAGCTACTCGGGACGAGCCGACTGCTCGCACCCATTGGTGCAAAAGTAGCCACTACGACATTTGGCGGGCGCGGCAACTGGTACCCGGTCGATCCCTGGGAACTGCGTGAGATGGTCATGTTGCAATGCACGCCGACTGCGAGTCGCCACCTGTATAGCAAGCGCGTGTTGTTTATCGATCAGCAAACTTTTACCCCCGTCTACATCGTGTTCTACGACCAGGCCGGGAAACACTGGAAGACGCTGTTCGAGCTGTACGGTAATCCGCAGCACAATCCTGGCAACGAACACGTGCGCTCGCCGCTGTGGATCGGCGAATCCATGATCGATTACCAGGAACAGCTCGGGTCCATGACGATCATCTCGAAAACGCTTTACAACGTCCCGCTTCCATCCGAGTTTTTCAATCCGGATCGGATTATGGCGAGAGGACAATAG
- a CDS encoding outer membrane lipoprotein-sorting protein: MRLFAPMCLLPRSFRSPSLVSLLLFVLLLCPSSLLAAESRNWKYLSELSETERQNIDPRIETPRDATMPYLPAEPYPFTSPYTAEELGFRTMEFPHMARWNHVQIEDFGSIMPTGYLASGKIIVLAIHSQPEGLEGYLRAKPGEIFTRWLSQDTAPPENLGNQLLMIHHRTDREFTTKTDMFGYSPVLRRVRRFPQPRRQDRFPDQPITFDDFLGRDAWEFTWRIIGTDVLSETVRFPTTRQTITLMAGDDAMRDVPAKSLKLMGESYPFYTENGGVPCYVVEAKVKSEWLSDYYAPRILYWIDQHHFYPLRTEAYGPEGELISLEDRIAEMYNLELKERGYHNLITVWWNAQLDFLGFSVHDAHRRQQWSEKDQEVYFNPDFMRRVWFPIPMKTQATVRRPEEGFLRPHLYRDKFPAERTLTLAPEVEARVQAQDAAGRLVFTESPNGAQ; encoded by the coding sequence ATGCGTCTCTTCGCCCCAATGTGTCTTCTGCCAAGGTCTTTCCGCTCCCCGTCGCTCGTTTCTTTATTGCTCTTCGTTCTTCTCCTTTGTCCGTCGTCGCTGCTGGCTGCCGAATCGCGAAACTGGAAATACCTCAGCGAGCTGTCCGAAACCGAGCGCCAGAATATCGACCCACGCATTGAGACACCGCGCGACGCGACGATGCCGTATCTGCCCGCCGAACCTTATCCGTTCACTTCGCCATACACGGCGGAAGAGTTGGGCTTCCGTACGATGGAGTTTCCTCACATGGCGCGCTGGAATCACGTACAAATTGAAGATTTCGGCTCGATCATGCCGACCGGCTATCTCGCCAGCGGAAAAATCATCGTGTTGGCTATTCACTCACAGCCCGAGGGATTGGAAGGCTACCTACGGGCCAAGCCCGGCGAGATTTTTACCCGCTGGCTCTCGCAAGACACGGCACCGCCGGAGAACCTGGGCAACCAGTTGCTGATGATCCATCACCGCACCGACCGGGAGTTCACCACGAAGACCGATATGTTCGGGTACTCGCCGGTCTTGCGGCGGGTGCGACGGTTTCCCCAGCCGCGCCGTCAGGATCGTTTTCCCGATCAACCGATCACGTTCGACGATTTCTTGGGCCGCGACGCCTGGGAGTTTACTTGGCGAATTATCGGCACGGATGTGCTCAGCGAGACTGTCCGCTTTCCTACGACTCGGCAGACGATCACGCTGATGGCTGGAGATGACGCAATGCGGGATGTGCCAGCGAAAAGCCTCAAGCTGATGGGCGAGTCTTATCCTTTCTACACGGAAAACGGCGGCGTGCCCTGCTATGTCGTGGAAGCGAAGGTGAAGTCCGAGTGGCTATCCGATTACTATGCTCCGCGGATTCTCTACTGGATCGACCAGCATCATTTCTATCCTCTGCGTACTGAAGCGTATGGACCGGAGGGAGAACTCATCTCTTTAGAGGACCGGATAGCTGAGATGTACAACCTGGAACTCAAAGAGCGCGGCTATCATAACCTCATCACGGTGTGGTGGAATGCGCAGCTCGATTTTCTCGGTTTCTCTGTGCACGACGCGCACCGGCGGCAACAGTGGTCGGAGAAAGATCAGGAAGTCTACTTTAACCCTGACTTCATGCGACGGGTGTGGTTTCCTATTCCGATGAAAACTCAGGCCACGGTGCGCAGACCGGAGGAAGGTTTCCTCCGCCCTCATCTCTATCGGGACAAATTTCCTGCCGAGCGGACGCTTACGCTTGCACCGGAGGTGGAAGCGCGCGTCCAGGCCCAGGACGCCGCTGGGCGTTTGGTGTTCACCGAGAGCCCCAACGGCGCGCAGTAA
- a CDS encoding SDR family oxidoreductase, whose product MAGLVAGKVALVTGAGSGIGRATALIFAREGAKVVVSDVVVDGGEETVRLVKQAGGDAIFVKADVSQASEVEALIGKAVQTYGRLDCAHNNAGVPGPNKMIVDIPEEKWDRVIAINLTGVWHCLKYEIAQMLKQGGGAIVNTSSDAGLVGVKRGGAYVASKHGVIGLMKTAALEYAKSGIRVNAVCPGPIDTPMLRGPGGERVDRFVARMVAAQPGGRLGKPEEIAEAAVWLCSDAASFVTGHALSVDGGYMAQ is encoded by the coding sequence ATGGCAGGACTCGTAGCTGGAAAAGTAGCATTAGTAACCGGGGCGGGGTCGGGCATCGGCAGAGCCACGGCGCTGATCTTCGCCCGCGAGGGCGCGAAGGTGGTGGTATCCGATGTTGTGGTTGATGGTGGCGAGGAGACGGTCCGTTTGGTCAAGCAAGCTGGCGGTGACGCCATCTTCGTGAAAGCCGATGTCTCGCAAGCGTCGGAGGTAGAGGCGCTGATCGGCAAAGCCGTGCAAACTTACGGACGGCTGGACTGCGCGCATAATAACGCCGGCGTGCCCGGTCCCAATAAGATGATCGTCGATATCCCCGAGGAAAAATGGGATCGCGTCATTGCGATCAACCTGACCGGGGTGTGGCATTGTCTGAAATACGAGATCGCGCAGATGCTCAAGCAAGGCGGTGGCGCGATTGTCAATACGTCTTCCGATGCTGGACTGGTTGGCGTGAAACGCGGCGGAGCCTACGTCGCCAGTAAGCATGGGGTAATCGGACTGATGAAAACTGCGGCCTTGGAATATGCCAAGTCCGGCATTCGCGTGAACGCTGTGTGTCCTGGGCCGATCGATACCCCGATGCTGCGCGGTCCCGGCGGCGAGCGCGTGGATCGCTTCGTTGCGAGGATGGTGGCCGCACAGCCCGGCGGACGACTGGGGAAGCCGGAAGAAATTGCCGAAGCGGCAGTGTGGCTGTGTTCCGATGCCGCCTCGTTTGTCACCGGTCATGCCTTATCGGTTGACGGCGGCTACATGGCGCAGTAG
- a CDS encoding nitroreductase family protein, whose product MTTSKPAGVTRRRALQSVALSALWLEAAARFSFAAEPATSLPTSFADVVKRRAMIRSYKSDPVPEDKLQRLLEYATRAPSGGNLQPWEFIVVKSPEGRAKLAEATGKQTSVVTAPVVIVACANIQRAGKSGGRGSFFSLVDTAFASLLILLGAVEQGLGACFVGSYDPEAVAKQLGLPDYVRPVGMITLGFPAERPQKPKTPKLPLTKVVHQEKW is encoded by the coding sequence ATGACCACCTCCAAACCTGCTGGTGTTACCCGCCGTCGCGCTTTGCAAAGTGTTGCCCTGTCGGCGCTGTGGTTGGAAGCCGCCGCGCGGTTTTCTTTCGCCGCCGAACCTGCCACGTCTCTACCGACAAGTTTCGCCGACGTGGTCAAACGTCGCGCGATGATTCGTTCGTACAAGAGCGATCCTGTGCCTGAAGACAAGCTCCAGCGTTTGCTCGAGTACGCGACGCGCGCACCGAGCGGCGGCAACCTCCAGCCGTGGGAATTCATCGTGGTCAAGAGTCCCGAAGGACGCGCCAAACTCGCCGAGGCCACGGGCAAGCAAACCTCGGTCGTCACTGCGCCGGTGGTTATCGTGGCCTGTGCCAACATCCAACGCGCCGGAAAATCTGGTGGCCGAGGATCTTTCTTTAGTTTGGTGGATACGGCGTTCGCGTCGTTACTCATTCTGCTTGGCGCAGTCGAGCAAGGCTTAGGTGCGTGCTTCGTTGGGTCGTACGATCCAGAAGCCGTGGCGAAACAGCTCGGTCTGCCGGACTACGTCCGTCCAGTTGGGATGATTACTCTTGGCTTTCCTGCCGAACGTCCGCAAAAGCCCAAGACTCCGAAGCTGCCGCTGACCAAGGTCGTGCATCAGGAGAAGTGGTAG